A genomic window from Pirellulales bacterium includes:
- the rplO gene encoding 50S ribosomal protein L15 produces the protein MNLDQVHRGIKKHKRRKRIGRGTGSGRGKTSTRGHKGQGQLAGWSQHPAFEGGQLPLARRIPKRGFNNRWALVVAAVNVSQLEAAFDQGAEVTPDAVREQGLATGRFDQLKILGNGELKKKLKISAHRFSQSARDKIAQAGGEVIELPGAAPVVKGEKRKAAAKK, from the coding sequence ATGAATTTGGATCAAGTCCATCGCGGTATTAAAAAGCACAAGCGTCGCAAGCGCATCGGTCGTGGCACGGGATCGGGCCGTGGCAAGACGAGCACGCGCGGCCACAAGGGTCAGGGCCAGCTTGCCGGCTGGAGCCAGCACCCGGCCTTCGAAGGCGGTCAGCTCCCCCTGGCTCGGCGGATTCCCAAGCGCGGCTTCAACAACCGTTGGGCGCTGGTCGTGGCGGCGGTGAATGTCAGCCAACTCGAGGCCGCCTTCGACCAGGGCGCCGAGGTGACCCCAGACGCCGTCCGCGAGCAGGGGCTGGCCACGGGGCGCTTCGACCAGTTGAAGATCCTGGGCAACGGCGAATTGAAGAAGAAATTGAAGATTTCGGCCCATCGCTTCAGCCAATCGGCCCGCGACAAGATCGCGCAGGCGGGGGGCGAGGTGATCGAGTTGCCAGGCGCCGCCCCGGTCGTGAAGGGGGAGAAGCGCAAGGCGGCCGCCAAGAAGTAG
- the secY gene encoding preprotein translocase subunit SecY yields MLEKLRVVFTIPELRQKILLTLMLLAIYRVGWWIPLPVADPAAMKALFSSQANQGLGAMMQQVAVFSATQLNQATIFGLGIMPYISASIIFQLLGSVWTPLEQLQKEGETGRKKINEYTRYATVVICLGQSWFYVKWLQDYQLIRQDDMFLNASGGLWFPWWIVAILTMTAGTVFLMWLGEQIDEYGIGNGISLLIMAGILAQMPAAGWRLIGPLVKEGFELGGTGVGPETLLVLAALFVAVVVGVVFITQGQRRIPMQSAKHVRGRRVFGSGGRQYLPLRVNQAGVMPIIFASSLLMFPQMLFTLLANYTASPIWRTLSDSFSRGTSFMYNLLYVLLIYFFCYFWTAITFNPKDMANNLKDFGNFIPGYRPGKRTADYLEKVTVRITYVGAGFLALVAITPTIVSAAMGIDPLVASFYGGTGLLIAVSVAFDLVQKIDSHLVMRNYRGLLEK; encoded by the coding sequence ATGCTCGAGAAACTTCGCGTCGTCTTTACCATTCCCGAGTTGCGGCAGAAGATCCTGCTGACGCTCATGCTGCTGGCCATCTATCGGGTCGGCTGGTGGATACCGCTGCCGGTCGCCGATCCGGCGGCCATGAAGGCCCTCTTCTCGTCGCAGGCCAACCAGGGTCTCGGCGCGATGATGCAACAGGTGGCGGTCTTTAGCGCCACGCAGTTGAATCAGGCCACCATCTTCGGCCTGGGCATCATGCCCTACATCTCGGCCTCGATTATCTTCCAGTTGCTGGGCAGCGTCTGGACGCCGCTCGAGCAGTTGCAGAAAGAAGGCGAGACGGGGCGCAAGAAGATCAATGAATATACCCGCTATGCCACGGTGGTGATCTGCCTGGGGCAAAGCTGGTTCTACGTGAAGTGGCTGCAGGACTATCAGCTCATCCGCCAGGATGACATGTTCCTCAACGCCAGTGGCGGCCTCTGGTTCCCCTGGTGGATCGTCGCCATTCTGACGATGACCGCCGGCACCGTCTTCTTGATGTGGCTGGGCGAGCAGATCGACGAGTATGGCATCGGCAACGGCATCAGCTTGTTGATCATGGCGGGCATTCTGGCTCAGATGCCGGCCGCCGGTTGGCGCTTGATCGGCCCGCTGGTGAAGGAAGGCTTCGAGTTGGGGGGCACGGGGGTTGGCCCCGAGACCTTGCTCGTCCTGGCCGCGTTGTTCGTGGCGGTGGTCGTGGGGGTGGTGTTCATCACCCAGGGCCAGCGTCGCATTCCGATGCAGAGCGCCAAGCACGTGCGTGGACGCCGGGTGTTCGGTTCGGGCGGACGCCAGTATCTGCCGTTGCGGGTGAATCAGGCCGGCGTGATGCCGATCATCTTCGCCAGCAGTCTGCTCATGTTCCCCCAGATGCTCTTCACGCTGTTGGCCAACTACACGGCTTCGCCGATCTGGCGGACGCTGTCCGATTCCTTCTCGCGTGGCACGTCGTTCATGTACAACCTGTTGTACGTGTTGCTGATCTACTTCTTCTGTTACTTCTGGACCGCGATTACCTTCAATCCGAAGGATATGGCGAACAATCTGAAGGACTTCGGCAACTTCATTCCCGGTTATCGGCCCGGCAAGCGGACGGCGGATTACCTGGAAAAAGTCACCGTGCGCATTACTTACGTGGGGGCGGGCTTCCTGGCGCTCGTGGCCATCACGCCGACGATCGTTTCGGCGGCGATGGGCATCGATCCGTTGGTGGCCAGCTTCTACGGTGGAACGGGCTTGCTGATCGCGGTGAGTGTTGCCTTCGACCTCGTGCAGAAGATCGACAGCCACCTTGTCATGCGAAACTATCGTGGCCTCTTGGAAAAGTGA
- a CDS encoding adenylate kinase encodes MRIVLIGPPGAGKGTQSERIVRHLRIPHISTGDMLRAAIQQKTRIGSLATEYLSSGRLVPDPLILQLVGERLSKPDCETGYLFDGFPRTQGQAVSLDKFLSDLKTPLDLVLELQVSEETLLERLAQRGRADDHPQVIRERFRAYRDQTKPLSDYYRDRGLLVAVNGGGTPDEVFQRIIEAVQSHERGEGAK; translated from the coding sequence ATGCGTATCGTGCTTATTGGTCCCCCGGGCGCTGGCAAGGGGACGCAGTCCGAGCGGATCGTCCGCCATCTTCGCATTCCGCACATTTCGACCGGCGACATGTTGCGGGCGGCGATTCAACAGAAGACACGCATCGGTTCGTTGGCGACCGAGTACCTGTCGAGCGGTCGACTCGTGCCCGATCCGTTGATCCTGCAGTTGGTGGGCGAGCGTCTGTCGAAGCCCGACTGCGAAACGGGTTATTTGTTCGACGGTTTTCCCCGCACGCAGGGGCAGGCTGTTTCGCTTGACAAGTTTTTGTCCGATTTGAAAACACCGCTCGACCTGGTGCTTGAGTTGCAAGTCTCCGAGGAAACATTGCTCGAACGTCTCGCGCAGCGCGGCCGCGCCGACGATCACCCGCAGGTGATCCGCGAGCGCTTCCGCGCCTATCGCGATCAGACCAAGCCCTTGTCCGACTACTATCGCGACCGCGGTTTGCTGGTGGCGGTGAACGGGGGCGGCACGCCGGACGAAGTCTTTCAACGCATTATCGAAGCGGTGCAGAGCCACGAGCGAGGAGAGGGCGCCAAGTGA
- the map gene encoding type I methionyl aminopeptidase, with amino-acid sequence MRRAGLVVWGAHQIAAQMVRPGVTTGEIDAAIEKFFAEKHAVPLFKGVPGKVPFPAVSCISVNEEVVHGIPGPRVLREGDVISIDTGCRLDGWCGDSAYTHPVGQVEPKVANLLTITEGVLKLAIDLMGKKSRWSEVAAQMESYVKGAGFSVVESFVGHGIGREMHEDPQVPNFASSSLRHSSDFRIEPGLVIAVEPMVNMGTKRVRELSDHWTQATQDGLPSAHFEHTIAMTEDGPFVLTGPPREGEEV; translated from the coding sequence ATGCGCAGGGCGGGCCTCGTCGTGTGGGGCGCCCACCAGATCGCCGCGCAGATGGTGCGTCCGGGGGTCACGACGGGCGAGATCGACGCCGCCATCGAGAAGTTCTTTGCCGAGAAGCATGCGGTGCCCCTGTTCAAGGGGGTGCCGGGCAAGGTGCCCTTCCCGGCGGTGAGCTGCATCTCGGTCAACGAAGAAGTGGTACACGGCATTCCCGGCCCGCGCGTGCTGCGCGAGGGGGATGTGATCAGCATCGACACGGGCTGCCGTCTCGACGGCTGGTGTGGCGACTCGGCTTATACGCACCCGGTGGGCCAGGTCGAGCCGAAGGTAGCCAACCTGCTGACGATCACCGAAGGAGTGTTGAAGCTGGCGATCGATCTGATGGGCAAGAAGAGCCGTTGGAGCGAGGTCGCCGCGCAGATGGAATCGTACGTCAAAGGGGCGGGGTTCAGCGTGGTCGAGAGTTTCGTCGGCCACGGCATCGGACGCGAGATGCACGAGGATCCGCAGGTACCGAATTTCGCCAGCAGTTCGCTGCGGCATTCGAGCGACTTCCGGATCGAGCCGGGGCTGGTCATCGCGGTCGAGCCGATGGTGAACATGGGCACGAAGCGGGTGCGGGAGCTGTCCGACCATTGGACGCAAGCCACGCAGGATGGGCTCCCCAGTGCTCATTTCGAGCATACGATCGCCATGACCGAGGATGGGCCGTTCGTGCTGACCGGCCCTCCGCGCGAGGGCGAAGAGGTGTAA
- the rpmJ gene encoding 50S ribosomal protein L36, which translates to MKVRASVKRVCEHCKIVRRRGVVYVICSNPRHKQRQG; encoded by the coding sequence ATGAAAGTCCGCGCCAGTGTCAAGCGGGTCTGCGAGCACTGCAAGATTGTGCGCCGTCGGGGCGTCGTCTACGTGATCTGCTCAAACCCCCGCCATAAGCAGCGCCAAGGATGA
- the rpsM gene encoding 30S ribosomal protein S13, with protein MPRLLGVDIPNDRPTIVSLTYLYGVGPKVARELCHKAGVNPQAKARELHEDELGRLAALLDKDYVVEGQLRRQTAQNIARLRDINCYRGVRHRRGLPVRGQRTRTNARTRKGPKKTVAGKKGVKDLR; from the coding sequence ATGCCGCGTTTGTTGGGTGTTGATATTCCGAACGATCGTCCGACGATCGTTTCGCTGACGTACCTCTATGGCGTCGGCCCGAAGGTCGCGCGCGAGTTGTGCCACAAGGCCGGGGTCAACCCCCAGGCCAAGGCACGCGAGCTGCACGAGGACGAGCTCGGCCGTCTGGCCGCCTTGCTCGACAAGGACTACGTCGTCGAGGGGCAGCTTCGTCGTCAGACCGCGCAGAACATCGCCCGCCTGCGCGACATCAATTGCTATCGGGGTGTCCGTCATCGCCGCGGCCTGCCGGTTCGCGGTCAGCGCACCCGCACCAACGCCCGCACCCGCAAGGGTCCAAAGAAGACGGTCGCCGGAAAGAAGGGTGTGAAGGACCTGCGTTAG
- the rpsK gene encoding 30S ribosomal protein S11, producing MGKAKRRKVRRNVTAGIAYIKATFNNTTVTITDTKGDTLCWASAGTSGFKGSRKSTPFAGQSAAQQAAEKAQKFGVKEVEVRVKGPGSGRESAITALQSAGLTIKSIEDITPLPHNGCRPPKKRRV from the coding sequence GTGGGTAAAGCCAAACGCCGCAAAGTACGCCGCAACGTGACCGCGGGCATCGCCTACATCAAGGCGACGTTCAACAACACGACGGTCACCATCACCGATACCAAGGGTGACACCCTCTGCTGGGCCAGCGCCGGCACCAGTGGCTTCAAGGGGAGCCGCAAGAGCACCCCCTTCGCCGGACAGAGCGCCGCGCAACAGGCTGCCGAGAAGGCGCAGAAGTTTGGCGTCAAAGAGGTCGAGGTCAGGGTGAAGGGGCCGGGCAGCGGCCGCGAGAGCGCCATTACCGCCCTGCAAAGCGCCGGGCTGACAATCAAATCGATCGAAGACATCACGCCGTTGCCCCACAATGGTTGCCGTCCCCCCAAGAAGCGGCGCGTGTAG
- the rpsD gene encoding 30S ribosomal protein S4, with protein sequence MARQTGAVCRLCRREGIKLFLKGTRCDTPKCAVERRDSPPGQQQSRRGKQTDYGTHLREKQKVKHYYGVLERQFRLYFAEASRSKGNTGESLMSLLERRLDNVVHRLGFGQSRAQARQLVSHGHITVNGRRVDIPSYLVRPGDVVRVKNRTKSLNLVHANLAESQRQVPDFLSRVDGDLPEGRVNRLPENDDVSIAVQTQLIIELCSQ encoded by the coding sequence ATGGCTCGACAAACTGGAGCAGTCTGCCGCCTCTGCCGCCGCGAGGGCATCAAGCTGTTTCTCAAGGGAACGCGTTGCGATACGCCGAAGTGTGCGGTTGAACGCCGCGACTCCCCCCCCGGACAGCAGCAATCGCGCCGCGGCAAGCAGACCGATTACGGCACCCACCTGCGCGAGAAGCAGAAGGTCAAGCACTATTACGGCGTGCTCGAGCGGCAGTTCCGCCTCTACTTCGCGGAAGCCAGCCGCTCGAAGGGCAACACCGGCGAATCGCTGATGAGCCTGCTCGAGCGCCGCTTGGATAACGTGGTGCATCGCTTGGGTTTCGGCCAGAGCCGCGCCCAGGCGCGCCAATTGGTGTCGCACGGCCACATCACGGTGAACGGCCGCCGCGTCGATATTCCCAGCTACCTGGTGCGACCGGGCGACGTCGTCCGCGTCAAGAATCGCACGAAGAGTTTGAATCTGGTTCACGCGAATCTGGCAGAGAGTCAACGTCAGGTGCCCGACTTCCTCAGCCGGGTCGACGGAGACTTGCCCGAAGGTCGCGTGAACCGCCTGCCGGAGAACGACGACGTATCGATCGCCGTGCAGACGCAGTTGATCATCGAGCTTTGCTCGCAGTAG
- a CDS encoding DNA-directed RNA polymerase subunit alpha has product MRIRWRGLELPSIVTCDRSTLTSTYGKFVAEPFERGFGATIGNSLRRILLSSLEGSSITQIKIHGAQHEFTTLPGVVEDMTDVVLNIKSLIVKNYSEQTKVIQIDRKTKGVVTGADVIEDESVKVFNKDHVIATLTADVPLQIDMVIENGRGYIPATEHSANVQEIGIIPIDAVYSPVTRVRYEIEETRVGQKTNYDKLTLEIWTNGTVHPEMALVEAAKILRKHLNPFVQYHELGSSIHTQARGLSGTGDAALEAKLNMSIAELSLSVRATNCLESENINSVRDLVSRSEDQLLEVRNFGETTLNEVREKLSELGLRLGMRLPSMSSSA; this is encoded by the coding sequence ATGCGTATTCGATGGCGCGGTCTGGAACTTCCCAGTATCGTGACGTGCGACCGTTCGACCCTCACTTCCACTTATGGAAAGTTTGTTGCCGAGCCTTTCGAGCGCGGCTTTGGGGCGACGATCGGCAATAGTCTGCGGCGGATTCTGCTCTCGAGCCTCGAGGGCAGCTCCATCACGCAGATCAAGATCCACGGCGCGCAGCACGAGTTCACCACGCTGCCCGGCGTCGTCGAGGACATGACCGACGTGGTCCTCAATATCAAGTCGCTGATCGTGAAGAACTACAGCGAGCAGACCAAGGTCATCCAGATCGACCGCAAGACCAAGGGCGTGGTGACGGGCGCCGACGTGATCGAGGACGAATCGGTCAAGGTGTTCAACAAGGATCACGTGATCGCCACGCTGACGGCCGACGTGCCATTGCAGATCGACATGGTGATCGAGAACGGCCGCGGCTACATTCCCGCCACCGAGCACAGCGCGAACGTGCAGGAGATCGGCATCATTCCGATCGACGCCGTGTACAGCCCCGTGACCCGCGTGCGCTACGAGATCGAGGAGACGCGCGTCGGCCAGAAGACGAATTACGACAAGCTCACGCTCGAGATCTGGACCAACGGCACGGTCCATCCCGAGATGGCGCTGGTCGAGGCGGCCAAGATTCTCCGCAAGCACCTGAATCCGTTCGTGCAGTATCACGAGCTCGGCTCGTCGATCCACACGCAGGCCCGCGGCCTGTCGGGCACGGGGGACGCGGCGCTCGAGGCCAAGCTCAACATGAGCATTGCCGAGTTGAGTCTCTCCGTGCGTGCCACGAACTGCCTCGAGTCGGAAAATATCAACTCCGTGCGCGATCTTGTCTCCCGGTCCGAAGATCAATTGCTCGAAGTGCGCAACTTCGGCGAGACGACGCTCAACGAAGTACGCGAGAAGCTCTCCGAGCTCGGCTTGCGTCTCGGCATGCGATTGCCGTCCATGTCGTCGTCGGCCTGA
- a CDS encoding 50S ribosomal protein L17 produces MRHRRRGRILGRTPTHMRAMIKNLASSLFLTELEDEDQVGAPKVRGRVITTLEKAKEVRPRVEKCITIARKALPQMEAAAQFGTTAERGSSQWREWRKSPQWRQWAQAMAPVVAARRRALVLLGNKQAVRVLFSTVAPRFADRPGGYTRILRLAKPRLGDAGTRAIIEFVGVRDRTAQKSQAPSFSEEPAGKN; encoded by the coding sequence ATGCGACATCGCAGACGAGGCCGCATTCTCGGCCGCACTCCCACTCACATGCGGGCCATGATCAAGAATCTGGCCAGCAGCCTGTTCCTGACCGAACTCGAGGACGAGGACCAGGTCGGCGCGCCGAAGGTCCGTGGCCGCGTCATCACGACGCTCGAAAAGGCCAAGGAAGTCCGTCCGCGCGTGGAAAAGTGCATCACGATCGCCCGCAAGGCGCTGCCGCAGATGGAGGCCGCCGCCCAGTTCGGCACCACGGCCGAGCGCGGTAGCAGCCAGTGGCGCGAATGGCGCAAGAGCCCGCAGTGGCGCCAGTGGGCACAGGCCATGGCGCCGGTGGTGGCCGCTCGTCGCCGGGCCCTGGTCTTGCTCGGCAACAAGCAGGCCGTCCGCGTGTTGTTCTCGACCGTGGCGCCCCGATTCGCCGATCGACCGGGGGGCTACACCCGCATCCTGCGTCTGGCCAAGCCCCGCCTGGGCGATGCCGGCACGCGTGCGATCATCGAGTTCGTGGGCGTTCGCGATCGCACGGCTCAGAAGTCGCAGGCTCCCAGCTTCAGCGAAGAACCGGCCGGCAAGAACTAG
- a CDS encoding DUF1501 domain-containing protein, with protein MLRLEHTGVRLCDGLTRRRWLEVGALGTLGAAWPQLLQAAERGNVSARSKRSPTAKACIQCFLWGGPSGQETWDLKPAAPDGVRGDFRPISTALPSVFYCEHLPQMAARADRYTIVRSFTHEGVNHGTSAYHALTGHVHRSPGTLRHPEPDDVPNLGASASRYLAHPAHLPGYVHLPSIVNDGDGLPVPGQGAGFLGEAHEPFTVLGDLTEPGFRVPALALANGVSRGRLSARVGLRDVIDAQAAYLDRAQEPRTVNAYYRRALDLLQSRDTEAAFDLAREPAKLRERYGQHHFAQALLLARRLVESGVPLVTVYWNSPRNTDDQSWDTHQDQHRRLSKHLLPAFDRAMSTLLDDLAERGLLDETLVTWFGEFGRTPKINRLAGRDHWGFCQSIGLAGGGIRAGYVHGASNRDGGLPASDPVRPDDLSATVLHALGIDPQQTMHDLQGRPLPLSYGRVVDELLT; from the coding sequence ATGTTGCGGCTCGAGCACACGGGCGTGCGGCTTTGCGACGGGCTGACGCGCCGCCGCTGGCTCGAGGTCGGCGCGCTGGGCACGCTGGGCGCCGCGTGGCCCCAACTGCTGCAGGCCGCCGAGCGTGGGAACGTTTCGGCTCGGAGCAAACGTTCTCCTACCGCCAAGGCCTGCATTCAGTGCTTTTTGTGGGGTGGCCCCAGTGGGCAAGAAACGTGGGATCTCAAGCCCGCCGCGCCCGACGGCGTCCGCGGCGACTTTCGACCGATCTCCACGGCGCTTCCCAGCGTGTTCTATTGCGAGCACCTGCCGCAGATGGCGGCGCGGGCCGACCGCTATACGATCGTCCGCAGCTTCACGCACGAAGGCGTCAATCACGGGACAAGCGCCTACCACGCGCTCACCGGGCACGTGCATCGCAGTCCCGGCACGCTCCGGCATCCCGAGCCGGACGATGTGCCGAATCTCGGCGCGAGCGCCTCGCGGTACCTGGCGCATCCGGCACACTTGCCGGGGTACGTCCATCTGCCGTCGATCGTCAACGATGGCGATGGGTTGCCCGTGCCAGGGCAGGGGGCCGGTTTCCTGGGCGAGGCACACGAGCCCTTCACCGTGCTGGGAGACCTGACCGAGCCGGGCTTTCGCGTGCCGGCGCTGGCGCTCGCCAACGGAGTCTCGCGAGGTCGGCTCTCTGCCCGCGTGGGATTGCGCGACGTAATCGACGCGCAGGCCGCCTATCTCGACCGGGCTCAAGAACCTCGCACGGTGAATGCCTACTATCGCCGTGCGCTCGACCTGCTCCAGTCGCGCGACACGGAAGCCGCCTTCGATCTTGCGCGCGAACCCGCGAAGCTGCGCGAGCGCTACGGCCAGCACCATTTTGCGCAGGCACTGCTGCTGGCGCGGCGGCTTGTCGAGTCGGGCGTGCCGCTGGTGACGGTCTACTGGAACTCGCCGCGCAATACCGACGACCAGAGTTGGGACACGCACCAGGACCAACATCGCCGCTTGAGCAAGCATCTGCTGCCGGCATTCGATCGCGCGATGTCCACGCTGCTCGATGATCTCGCCGAGCGCGGCCTGCTCGACGAAACGCTCGTCACCTGGTTTGGCGAGTTTGGCCGCACGCCCAAGATCAATCGCCTGGCGGGACGCGATCATTGGGGCTTCTGCCAGTCGATCGGGCTGGCGGGGGGCGGCATCCGTGCCGGCTACGTGCATGGCGCCAGCAATCGCGATGGTGGTCTGCCGGCGTCCGATCCCGTGCGTCCCGACGATCTTTCGGCCACCGTGCTGCACGCCCTGGGGATCGACCCCCAGCAAACCATGCACGATTTACAGGGCCGGCCGCTCCCCCTCAGCTACGGCCGCGTGGTGGACGAGCTCCTGACCTGA
- a CDS encoding penicillin acylase family protein, whose product MKPLQIKHARRHFTAARDDNGVPHISAQTWRDALYGLGFLHALDRPTQMLFARALAYGRSAERIADKPELLETDRFFRKVGLYLPLDREVNALDDVTFGHLTAYCEGVNDSLRHYGRSLPMWATGFQPQPWTQTSVMLIGNLLNFGGLAVGQQQNERLLLELIQAGIDDDKLRELFAPSLDNADFDLLRQVKIASQLSDEALELITDLPRLAGSNAWAVRPERSATGHALLASDPHLEVNRLPAIWYEAVLQWDGHYVMGATLPGCPLFGVARTENVAWGVTYLKGDTSDYFIEDCRQGPNGWQYRRSEQWYDFQLREERIIRKGGPTEVMQVLSNEQGTLSGDPDQDGPGYHLLVSWTGDHEGVGRSIHTWLGLIECRTTLEAMDLVRECPQPTLNWIFADREGHVGQQASGWFPERRSGNSGLLPVPAWDPANHWKGWIPSRHLPRLYDPPEGFVATANEDISPGSGLQLVTLPVPNYRKRRIDERLHELPHATVVDMQQLQYDVVSLQARDLLAIFLPHLPEGDVRKRLAAWDCSYTPESLEATLFSRLYRNVLLEIFGHDSGIGWRRMLYLSSRVGYSSMVITCLDRLLAQEESLWWQGRDKAELIRLAALKLQGEKDQPWSVTNAFRFSNRFFGGQFVGWALGFSTGDLPMPGCHATPFQGHLLRVAKRETTFAPSYHFVTDFGTDRIETNLPGGPSESRFSGWYTSDIPRWCRGEYKTVALD is encoded by the coding sequence ATGAAGCCCCTGCAGATCAAGCATGCGAGGCGGCATTTTACCGCTGCCCGCGACGATAACGGCGTCCCCCACATCTCGGCGCAGACGTGGCGCGATGCCCTCTATGGGTTGGGGTTTCTGCATGCGCTCGATCGCCCCACGCAGATGTTGTTTGCGCGGGCGCTGGCATATGGCCGTTCGGCCGAGCGCATTGCCGACAAGCCCGAACTGCTCGAAACCGATCGATTCTTCCGCAAGGTTGGCCTCTACCTGCCCCTCGACCGCGAGGTGAACGCGCTCGATGACGTCACGTTCGGCCACCTCACCGCCTACTGCGAGGGGGTGAACGACTCGTTGCGCCACTACGGTCGTTCGCTGCCGATGTGGGCCACGGGCTTTCAGCCCCAGCCGTGGACCCAGACGTCGGTCATGTTGATCGGCAACCTGCTCAATTTTGGTGGGCTCGCCGTCGGACAGCAGCAGAACGAACGGCTGTTGCTCGAGTTGATTCAAGCCGGGATCGACGACGATAAGCTCCGCGAGCTCTTTGCCCCCTCGCTCGACAACGCCGATTTCGATCTGCTACGGCAGGTGAAGATCGCCAGCCAGCTCTCGGACGAGGCACTCGAGCTGATTACCGATCTGCCGCGCCTGGCAGGCAGCAACGCCTGGGCCGTGCGGCCCGAACGCAGCGCCACGGGGCACGCCCTGTTGGCGAGCGATCCGCACTTGGAGGTGAACCGCTTGCCCGCCATCTGGTACGAGGCGGTCCTGCAGTGGGACGGTCACTACGTGATGGGGGCCACGCTCCCCGGTTGTCCCCTGTTCGGCGTGGCACGCACCGAGAACGTCGCCTGGGGCGTGACCTATCTCAAGGGCGATACCAGCGATTACTTCATCGAAGACTGTCGCCAGGGCCCGAATGGCTGGCAGTATCGCCGCAGCGAGCAGTGGTACGATTTCCAACTGCGCGAAGAGCGAATCATTCGCAAAGGGGGCCCGACCGAAGTCATGCAAGTGCTCTCGAACGAGCAGGGCACCCTCAGTGGCGATCCCGACCAGGACGGACCGGGCTATCACCTGCTCGTCTCCTGGACCGGTGACCACGAAGGGGTCGGCCGTTCGATACACACCTGGTTGGGGCTGATCGAATGCCGCACGACGCTCGAGGCGATGGATCTCGTCCGCGAATGCCCGCAGCCGACCTTGAACTGGATCTTTGCCGACCGCGAGGGACACGTCGGCCAGCAGGCCAGCGGCTGGTTTCCCGAGCGGCGGAGCGGCAATTCGGGTCTGTTGCCGGTGCCGGCCTGGGATCCGGCCAACCACTGGAAAGGTTGGATTCCCAGTCGCCACTTGCCACGCCTTTACGATCCCCCCGAGGGCTTCGTCGCGACTGCCAACGAAGACATCAGCCCTGGCTCGGGGCTGCAACTGGTGACGTTGCCGGTTCCCAATTATCGCAAACGCCGCATCGACGAGCGGCTGCACGAACTGCCGCATGCGACCGTCGTCGATATGCAGCAACTGCAGTACGACGTCGTCAGCCTGCAGGCCCGCGATCTGTTGGCGATCTTCCTGCCCCATCTGCCCGAGGGGGACGTGCGCAAGCGACTGGCGGCCTGGGATTGCAGCTATACGCCCGAGAGTCTCGAGGCGACGCTCTTCTCGCGGCTGTATCGCAACGTGCTGCTCGAGATTTTTGGCCACGACAGCGGCATCGGCTGGCGACGCATGCTGTATCTCAGCTCGCGCGTCGGCTATTCGTCGATGGTCATTACCTGCCTCGATCGGCTGTTGGCCCAGGAAGAATCGCTCTGGTGGCAGGGGCGCGACAAGGCGGAATTGATCCGTCTCGCCGCGCTCAAGCTGCAGGGCGAGAAAGACCAACCCTGGTCGGTGACGAATGCCTTCCGCTTTTCGAATCGCTTCTTCGGCGGCCAGTTCGTCGGTTGGGCGCTGGGGTTCAGCACGGGCGATCTCCCCATGCCCGGCTGTCACGCCACGCCCTTTCAGGGGCACTTGTTGCGGGTGGCTAAACGCGAGACGACCTTCGCACCGTCGTACCATTTCGTGACCGACTTCGGCACCGATCGCATCGAGACGAATCTGCCGGGCGGCCCCAGCGAAAGCCGCTTCTCGGGCTGGTACACGAGCGATATTCCCCGCTGGTGCCGCGGCGAGTACAAAACCGTCGCGCTCGACTAG